Proteins from a single region of Salipiger sp. H15:
- a CDS encoding MDR family MFS transporter has protein sequence MSDRADPVDLREPAAPAAPHDPAVVRLALFAVSATLLFASLGQTIVSTAMPIMVADLGGMEHITWVITAYLMASTIGAPIAGKLSDLYGRKAVLRVAIGVFLAGAVLCGFATSMGMIIAGRLIQGAGAGALIVTSMAVVGDLLPARQRGQAQGMMGAAFGVSTVVGPLLGGFIVQHWSWHWIFFVNFPVGALAFVVLGMALPSRADRSRKSVDYAGAVLLATILASAVLISNMGGTVLPWSHPGVLALAALGLAALVGFVLVERRAPEPILPLSLFRNNAFLTVNSMGFLIGMAMFGTIAFLPLFLQVAKGISPTQSGLFLVPMMGGLLGGSIGAGRIMSKRGTYKVMPILSTALLCLSMLALTRLSGDTPLWLLALNMVGVGLGLGPVFSVGVTAIQNSVPRSMIGVGTASANMFRLIGGSIGTAGFGAIFGLGLARNLAGHLPEGMGGGIRSMSAEMIHALPAEQQQAIIEGFSAALHPVFLIAAAGAALACAIGFLLHERPLED, from the coding sequence ATGAGCGACCGTGCCGATCCCGTCGACCTCCGCGAGCCCGCCGCCCCCGCCGCGCCGCATGATCCGGCGGTGGTGCGCCTTGCGCTCTTCGCGGTCTCGGCGACGCTGCTCTTCGCCTCGCTGGGGCAGACCATCGTCTCGACCGCCATGCCGATCATGGTCGCCGACCTTGGCGGCATGGAGCACATCACCTGGGTGATCACCGCCTACCTGATGGCCTCGACCATCGGCGCGCCGATCGCCGGGAAGCTCTCGGACCTCTATGGCCGAAAGGCGGTGCTGCGCGTCGCCATCGGCGTCTTCCTCGCCGGCGCCGTGCTCTGCGGCTTTGCCACGAGCATGGGGATGATCATCGCCGGGCGCCTGATCCAGGGCGCGGGCGCCGGCGCGCTCATCGTCACCTCGATGGCGGTGGTGGGCGACCTGCTGCCGGCGCGCCAGCGCGGCCAGGCGCAGGGGATGATGGGCGCGGCCTTTGGCGTCTCGACCGTGGTCGGCCCGCTGCTCGGCGGCTTCATCGTGCAGCACTGGTCGTGGCACTGGATCTTCTTCGTCAACTTCCCCGTGGGCGCGCTGGCCTTCGTGGTGCTGGGCATGGCCCTGCCCTCGCGCGCCGACCGCAGCCGCAAGTCGGTGGACTACGCCGGCGCCGTGCTGCTGGCGACGATCCTCGCCTCGGCGGTGCTGATCTCGAACATGGGCGGCACCGTGCTGCCGTGGAGCCATCCCGGCGTGCTGGCGCTGGCCGCGCTCGGGCTCGCCGCGCTCGTCGGCTTCGTGCTGGTCGAGCGCCGCGCCCCCGAGCCGATCCTGCCGCTCTCGCTGTTTCGCAACAACGCCTTCCTGACGGTCAATTCCATGGGCTTCCTGATCGGCATGGCGATGTTCGGCACCATCGCCTTCCTGCCGCTCTTCCTGCAGGTGGCCAAGGGCATCTCGCCGACCCAGTCGGGGCTCTTCCTCGTGCCGATGATGGGCGGGCTGCTGGGCGGCTCGATCGGCGCCGGGCGGATCATGTCGAAGCGCGGCACCTACAAGGTGATGCCGATCCTCTCGACCGCGCTGCTGTGCCTGTCGATGCTGGCGCTCACCCGGCTCTCCGGCGACACGCCGCTCTGGCTCCTTGCGCTCAACATGGTGGGCGTGGGGCTGGGTCTCGGGCCGGTGTTCAGCGTCGGCGTGACCGCGATCCAGAACTCGGTGCCGCGCAGCATGATCGGCGTCGGCACCGCCAGCGCCAACATGTTCCGCCTGATCGGCGGCTCGATCGGCACGGCGGGCTTCGGCGCGATCTTCGGGCTCGGCCTCGCGCGCAACCTCGCCGGGCACCTGCCCGAGGGCATGGGCGGCGGCATCCGCAGCATGAGCGCCGAGATGATCCACGCCCTGCCCGCTGAGCAGCAGCAGGCGATCATCGAGGGGTTCAGCGCCGCGCTGCACCCGGTGTTCCTCATCGCCGCGGCGGGCGCCGCGCTGGCCTGTGCCATCGGCTTCCTGCTGCACGAGCGCCCGCTCGAGGACTGA
- a CDS encoding MarR family winged helix-turn-helix transcriptional regulator produces the protein MPDKDARIRDHLRRAGIDDASAQAAIEIDVALQKWRRRVMKRELGQRALADLGLPIDLAQLDVLLAVRAPEGEFDDAQPCGEETETMVSTVAARLRIDPSRASRLAAEVIRMGLVRRAVSQQDARRTVLELTPAGSEIVSAVRSYKFLVLGSFLKDWTAGEIALFLPLLDRFSAWSDRAGQHSAEVAEQIGELRAALASRPCGDAD, from the coding sequence ATGCCCGACAAGGACGCGAGAATCCGGGACCACCTGCGGCGGGCGGGGATCGACGACGCCTCGGCGCAGGCGGCGATCGAGATCGACGTGGCGCTGCAGAAATGGCGCCGCCGGGTGATGAAGCGCGAGCTCGGGCAGCGGGCGCTGGCCGATCTCGGCCTGCCGATCGACCTTGCACAGCTCGACGTGCTGCTGGCGGTGCGCGCGCCCGAGGGCGAGTTCGACGACGCGCAGCCCTGCGGCGAGGAGACCGAGACCATGGTCTCGACCGTCGCGGCGCGTCTGCGCATCGACCCTTCGCGCGCGAGCCGGCTGGCCGCCGAGGTGATCCGCATGGGCCTCGTGCGCCGCGCCGTCAGCCAGCAGGACGCGCGCCGTACCGTGCTCGAGCTGACCCCGGCGGGATCCGAGATCGTCTCGGCGGTGCGCAGCTACAAGTTCCTCGTGCTGGGCAGCTTCCTCAAGGACTGGACCGCCGGGGAGATCGCGCTCTTCCTGCCGCTGCTCGACCGGTTCAGCGCCTGGTCCGATCGCGCCGGGCAGCACAGCGCCGAGGTCGCCGAACAGATCGGGGAGCTGCGCGCGGCGCTGGCCTCGCGGCCTTGCGGGGACGCTGACTAG
- a CDS encoding 2-hydroxychromene-2-carboxylate isomerase, which translates to MTLPPVIDYFFAPMSGYGYLGHQELMGLARRAGAKVRFLPMEVAKVYEAAGVTPPYDHTDPRRTYRIEDQARWARIRGLPMAAMPPSWPTDPRLACRCILAAGRLGLDQDEVTFACLRGVWAEHRNLADPGDLQEAFESVDLPAARILALAQREELRDEADAVTAEAIEKGIFGSPTYVLHGKRYYGQDRFDFLGEALQRAAA; encoded by the coding sequence ATGACCCTGCCGCCCGTGATCGACTACTTCTTCGCGCCGATGTCGGGCTATGGCTACCTCGGCCACCAGGAGTTGATGGGGCTGGCGCGGCGGGCCGGGGCCAAGGTGCGCTTCCTGCCGATGGAGGTCGCGAAGGTCTACGAGGCCGCCGGGGTGACGCCGCCCTATGACCACACCGACCCCCGCCGCACCTACCGGATCGAGGACCAGGCCCGCTGGGCGCGCATCCGCGGCCTGCCGATGGCGGCCATGCCGCCGAGCTGGCCGACCGATCCCCGGCTTGCCTGCCGCTGCATCCTCGCCGCCGGGCGGCTGGGGCTCGACCAGGACGAGGTGACCTTTGCCTGCCTGCGCGGGGTCTGGGCCGAGCACCGCAACCTCGCCGACCCGGGCGACCTGCAGGAGGCCTTCGAGTCGGTCGACCTGCCCGCCGCCCGCATTCTTGCGCTGGCGCAGCGCGAGGAGCTGCGCGACGAGGCCGACGCGGTGACCGCCGAGGCGATCGAGAAGGGCATCTTCGGCTCGCCCACCTACGTGCTGCACGGCAAGCGCTACTACGGGCAGGACCGGTTTGACTTCCTCGGCGAGGCGCTGCAGCGCGCCGCCGCCTGA